The nucleotide sequence TTTGGTTTGCAATACATTATAAAACCCCATAATGGTAATATCGCCCACTCCGCTTAAACTTTGATTTTCAGTAGTTTTAACACGGTTTAAAATATGATACGGAGCTAAAACCATCACTTCGGCTTTTTGGGTAACGGGAACACGTGCCCAGAGTTGAACTGTGTTGAAATTCTCATCAATCCACGGAGAATTATTAAAAACCCCGTCTTTGCTTTTGTAGCTTTGAAACATATAACGCACACCAACAAATTTTTCGCCAATTAACGAGTTAAACCCCATACTACCACCGCTCGCAGAGCAGCCACACGCATCGCAATCTTCTAAGAAATAGGTGTTTGATTGTTGAGAATCATCGAATAAATGGGCAGTGAATTGACTGTAAACCGTTTGGTGAACAAGCAACAGAAATACAATTATTTTTTTCATTTGTTTAAGTTTTGTGATAAAAAAGCGGGTTGGTAATAAACGCTTCATCGGTCAAGGTTTTTAAAAAGGCAATCAATGCTTCTTTTTCTTCGGCTGTGAGCGGAATACCTAATTTTTGATGTTGCTGTATGAATGGATCCAAATTGGGTGTGTTTTGAACGCCATCGGTATAAAAATTCAACACCGATTGTAACGATCCAAAACGCCCATCGTGCATATAAGGTGCTGTTAGGGCTACGTTTCGCAAACTGGGCACTTTAAATTTATATCGATCCTCAGGAAATCCCGTAACATGCTCTCTGCCTAAATCATCTAATTTAGGATTGGGCGGCAAACCGTTGTTTCTAAACGAATTATCGGTAAAAATATCAGTTGCATGACACGAAGCACAATTGTTTTCAAACAATGCCAACCCTTGCAATTCTTGGTTTGTGAAATCGCCGCCCGGTTCATTTCGAACATATTTATCGTATTTTGAATCGGCAGAAATCATGATGGTCATGAATTGTGCCAAGGCATTTAACATATTTGCTGAGCTAACTTCGCCATTAGAAAATGCTGATTGAAACATTTTCACATACGTTGGATCTTGCTTTAACTTTGCAATAATGGCAGGAAAATTCTCATCCATCTCCACCGGGTTGTGAATAGGAACAATAGACAGCATTTGGATACTGTTTGAAGCGCCATCGTAAAAATATTCGGTTTGAAAAATCATATTTTGAACCGATGGTGCATTGCGTGTGCCGGTTAAATTATCGATACCATGACTTAAATCGTGTCCGTGATGAGTAAATGCACTTTGCTGTTCATGACAAAAAGCACACGAAATGGTATTGTTGCGAGACAAACGCGGATCGTAAAACAATTTTCTACCCAATGCCACTCCGTTTTGTGTGGGCATATTATTTGAAATATCTTGTTTTATCGAAGGAAAATTAGCTGGAATTTCTAACGGAAATAAACTGTCTGCTGGAATATCTTCATACGCCTCATCGGCACTGCATGACATAAACACACAAACCAACAAAACACCAGCTGCTTTCTTGAAAAATTTACTATAAAACATATAAATGGTTTATATAGAAGCATTCCGGGTTGTTCTAAAAAAACCCGGAATAGCTACCATTAAATTAACAACTAAAAACTATTAATGCTGTGTACCACCGCCGTTGTGCACGTGATCTACTGTAAACATTTGTAGCGTATTCTCTGCAATTTTGATTAAGTTTTCACCGCCCATGATGCTTGCATTGGTTCCAGCTGCGTTTAAATTGTCTTTTAAAACAATTTTATTGGTTCCGTCTGCAATTTTATTGGCATCAGTTATAATGTGTATGCTTGGTTTGTCGCCTTTTCGCACGCGTGCTGTGGTTGGTAAATTTAGGGTAATTTCACGGTAATTATCGGTAGCGGTGTTGCTGCCTTGATGGATTTGAAAGTTATACATTCCTGGAGCGCCCGTTCCTGGTTCTTCATGTTTTGCAGCAGTTGCAGGGGTAAATGTTCCTTCAAAATTAATAAAACGATACCCAGTGCTCCACGTCCATGTTAAGTTATGACTTGCAGCATAGTTCCAAAACTCTTGCTGAGCGGTTTCGCCTTCTAAATAACGTTGGTTATCAACGCCCAAACCAAATTTTACTTTTACGTAATCGCCTGCTGGAATGTTTTCTAAACTAATTGTGTGCAAATCGGCTTCTTCACTCACCACAAAATAGCTTTTTGCTTTTGGATACACATATTCGGTTCCGTCTGCCTTGATCAATATCACATTACTAATGATATAGTTGAAACGGTTAATAGTTAGTGTTTCGCCGTTTGAATTTGTGTAAGAATTGCCCAAAATAAGTTTGTCACCGTTCACACCGTTATCAAAATACAACTCGGCATCGCCAAATGTGTTTTCTTCAATGATTGTCGAACTGTCGTCGCTGTTACAAGCTGTTAGAAATAAACTAGATGCGAAAAACGCTATGATTGCTTTTTTATTATTTTTCATTTTTAATTTTATTTTTAAGAGGTATTTTTTTTTATGGTATTGATGCTGTGTTTTTGTAAATACTCATTTGTTTTGGCACACAGCTTTATTCTTCTAAAAGTTTAGAAGAAATATAATGGATGTTGAAGCATCTTGATCTTAAAAATGAAAAATAGGTGGTTTGAAGA is from Paenimyroides aestuarii and encodes:
- a CDS encoding cytochrome-c peroxidase, translating into MFYSKFFKKAAGVLLVCVFMSCSADEAYEDIPADSLFPLEIPANFPSIKQDISNNMPTQNGVALGRKLFYDPRLSRNNTISCAFCHEQQSAFTHHGHDLSHGIDNLTGTRNAPSVQNMIFQTEYFYDGASNSIQMLSIVPIHNPVEMDENFPAIIAKLKQDPTYVKMFQSAFSNGEVSSANMLNALAQFMTIMISADSKYDKYVRNEPGGDFTNQELQGLALFENNCASCHATDIFTDNSFRNNGLPPNPKLDDLGREHVTGFPEDRYKFKVPSLRNVALTAPYMHDGRFGSLQSVLNFYTDGVQNTPNLDPFIQQHQKLGIPLTAEEKEALIAFLKTLTDEAFITNPLFYHKT
- a CDS encoding MbnP family protein, translating into MKNNKKAIIAFFASSLFLTACNSDDSSTIIEENTFGDAELYFDNGVNGDKLILGNSYTNSNGETLTINRFNYIISNVILIKADGTEYVYPKAKSYFVVSEEADLHTISLENIPAGDYVKVKFGLGVDNQRYLEGETAQQEFWNYAASHNLTWTWSTGYRFINFEGTFTPATAAKHEEPGTGAPGMYNFQIHQGSNTATDNYREITLNLPTTARVRKGDKPSIHIITDANKIADGTNKIVLKDNLNAAGTNASIMGGENLIKIAENTLQMFTVDHVHNGGGTQH